The Sediminispirochaeta bajacaliforniensis DSM 16054 genome contains a region encoding:
- a CDS encoding ABC transporter ATP-binding protein: MKVILDTLTKKFGNSTAVDKISLEIESGEFVAFLGPSGCGKTTTLLMTAGIYKPDGGHIFFGDRDVTTLQPKDRNIGMVFQSYALYPHMTVFENISFSMKLKKASKQEMEKETAEVAEMLGIGNLLHRKPGELSGGQQQRVALGRALIKKPELLLFDEPLSNLDARLRITMRSEIKRLQKELGITCIYVTHDQVEAMTMADRVAVIKDGVLQSYRPPLELHEHPRTLFIGQFVGNPPMNIWQGSLIDKADMSCVKMSDGSLLRISRKRTPQPMPADLTVGIRPENIEILSEESEDAASAVVSLVEPLGRDNLLQCRCGEQEIVLLADPRSGIRPGQKVFFRPDPDAWQFFDAQTEQSLLWN, encoded by the coding sequence ATGAAGGTAATACTTGATACACTGACAAAGAAATTCGGAAACTCGACGGCTGTTGATAAGATCAGCCTGGAGATTGAAAGTGGCGAGTTCGTCGCCTTTCTCGGCCCTTCCGGCTGCGGCAAGACAACCACGCTGCTGATGACCGCGGGTATCTACAAGCCCGATGGCGGACACATCTTTTTCGGCGACCGTGATGTCACCACCCTTCAGCCGAAGGACCGAAACATCGGTATGGTATTCCAAAGCTATGCCCTCTATCCCCATATGACGGTGTTTGAGAATATCTCATTTTCCATGAAACTGAAAAAGGCGTCGAAACAGGAGATGGAAAAGGAGACTGCGGAGGTCGCGGAAATGCTTGGGATTGGAAACCTTCTGCACCGCAAGCCCGGTGAATTATCCGGGGGACAGCAGCAGCGGGTGGCCCTTGGACGGGCACTGATAAAAAAGCCTGAACTGCTTCTTTTCGACGAACCGCTTTCCAACCTGGATGCAAGATTACGGATTACCATGAGAAGCGAGATCAAGCGGCTTCAAAAGGAGCTTGGTATCACCTGCATCTATGTGACCCACGACCAGGTCGAGGCAATGACCATGGCAGACAGGGTTGCGGTGATCAAAGATGGAGTACTCCAGTCGTATCGGCCGCCGCTGGAACTGCATGAACATCCGAGGACCCTCTTCATCGGACAATTCGTCGGGAATCCGCCGATGAATATCTGGCAGGGTAGCCTGATCGATAAGGCCGATATGTCCTGTGTGAAGATGTCGGACGGCAGCCTTCTTCGCATTTCCAGGAAGCGCACGCCTCAACCGATGCCTGCAGACCTCACGGTCGGAATTCGTCCTGAAAATATCGAGATCCTATCCGAGGAAAGCGAAGATGCGGCCTCTGCTGTTGTTTCCCTTGTTGAACCCCTCGGCCGGGATAATTTGCTGCAATGCCGCTGTGGCGAACAGGAAATTGTTCTCCTTGCGGATCCCCGATCGGGCATACGTCCCGGCCAGAAGGTCTTCTTCAGACCGGACCCCGATGCGTGGCAGTTCTTTGATGCTCAAACGGAACAATCACTGCTTTGGAACTAA
- a CDS encoding NADase-type glycan-binding domain-containing protein produces MKYYKSVVLFLLLPFSLYAQEHWFMAQTDHAEIQSVTATSELVEAQFQGKYLYPPINILDGDFSTTWCEADAGGPGIGEAVTVEFAQPVSFDEIQIVNGFASGNDYYHKNNRVAELKLTQVAGEHFQQKSYTLKDDTEGWQAISFGLPQTAQTITLEIEKVYKGSKYDDTCLSDMRLLYKGKPIPFTNLAAIRAVQEENSRLMLQEDSENFKEHFAALYKRSEDGNSDDTLYIVNDSGYGYIIKNLMGSDGQGRMTKVSYEQPMPQKRVDAYLRNKEKEDDFYFEDSDYEDRLLVFEGDVKGYDPDNYDYFIHERFSYDRYPPSYTLANFRIIKDEQIDYVTVRTVIPIKLDGTAGLYVNGEYYRVVDPDRIMLYTFVDEWP; encoded by the coding sequence GTGAAATATTATAAAAGTGTTGTGCTTTTTCTTTTACTTCCCTTTTCCTTATATGCCCAGGAACATTGGTTTATGGCCCAGACCGATCATGCCGAGATCCAATCGGTGACGGCGACGTCGGAGTTGGTGGAGGCCCAGTTCCAGGGGAAATACCTTTATCCCCCCATTAATATTCTCGACGGGGATTTTTCCACCACCTGGTGCGAAGCCGATGCCGGAGGGCCGGGAATAGGGGAGGCCGTTACCGTTGAATTCGCTCAGCCGGTTTCCTTTGACGAGATTCAGATCGTCAATGGCTTTGCAAGCGGTAACGACTATTACCACAAGAATAATCGGGTCGCGGAACTGAAGCTGACCCAGGTCGCCGGAGAGCACTTTCAGCAGAAAAGCTATACCCTGAAGGATGATACGGAGGGATGGCAGGCCATCTCGTTTGGACTTCCCCAGACGGCCCAAACCATCACCCTTGAGATTGAGAAGGTATACAAAGGAAGTAAATACGACGACACCTGTCTGTCTGATATGCGCCTTTTGTATAAAGGAAAACCTATTCCTTTTACGAACCTTGCGGCCATACGGGCCGTTCAGGAAGAGAATTCGCGCCTGATGCTTCAGGAGGACAGCGAAAACTTCAAGGAGCATTTTGCGGCCCTCTATAAGCGGTCCGAAGACGGCAACAGTGACGATACCCTTTATATCGTTAACGATTCCGGCTACGGCTATATCATCAAAAATCTGATGGGATCCGATGGGCAAGGCAGAATGACGAAGGTTTCCTATGAGCAGCCCATGCCTCAGAAACGAGTGGATGCATATCTCCGAAATAAAGAAAAAGAAGATGATTTCTACTTTGAAGATTCTGATTACGAGGATCGGCTCCTTGTTTTTGAAGGCGATGTAAAAGGCTACGATCCGGATAATTACGATTATTTTATTCATGAAAGGTTTTCCTATGACCGCTATCCTCCCTCCTATACCCTTGCGAATTTCAGGATCATCAAGGACGAACAAATCGACTATGTAACGGTAAGGACGGTGATTCCCATCAAGCTCGACGGAACTGCGGGGTTGTACGTAAACGGAGAGTATTATCGGGTTGTGGATCCTGATCGGATCATGCTGTATACATTTGTTGATGAGTGGCCGTAA
- a CDS encoding VanW family protein, whose amino-acid sequence MLNRRKHRYYVPAKHRSPLRIFIGRIVYTLLRYVLWIRFAGRFVSSPRKRRKGTGKFGFLCIEHKTPLFRHLSGSNKELERNKVHNLSLAVRRLDGVVIEPGEVFSYWRLIGPPSHWRGFRKGMVLVNGHPMAHIGGGLCQLSNLIYWMTIHTPLTVIERFRHSYDVFPDSNRTQPFGSGATCVYNYRDLQIRNDDAVAYRLYLWLDDEFLHGSWNAPCPVDLRYEVYEQKHWISQEAAGVYLRHNILRRRVLRDGQEIDDQYVAENHALMMYAPLLDTLRRDAE is encoded by the coding sequence ATGCTGAATAGAAGAAAGCATAGGTATTATGTTCCGGCCAAGCACAGATCTCCTCTTCGTATTTTCATCGGCAGGATTGTGTATACGCTTCTCCGCTATGTGCTTTGGATACGCTTTGCAGGCCGCTTCGTTTCCTCTCCCCGAAAAAGGAGAAAGGGTACCGGAAAATTCGGCTTTCTCTGTATCGAACATAAGACACCTCTGTTTCGGCATCTGAGCGGAAGCAATAAGGAGCTTGAACGAAACAAGGTGCACAACCTCTCCCTTGCCGTTCGTCGTCTCGACGGAGTCGTGATAGAGCCGGGAGAGGTCTTCTCCTATTGGCGGCTCATCGGTCCGCCCTCCCATTGGCGGGGATTCAGGAAGGGGATGGTTCTGGTCAACGGACATCCCATGGCCCATATCGGCGGAGGGCTCTGCCAGCTTTCCAATTTGATATACTGGATGACGATTCATACTCCCCTAACGGTAATCGAGCGTTTTCGCCACAGCTACGATGTGTTCCCCGATTCGAACCGCACCCAGCCCTTCGGATCGGGAGCCACTTGTGTGTATAACTATCGTGATCTCCAGATTCGCAACGACGATGCCGTGGCCTACCGCCTATACCTCTGGCTGGATGATGAGTTCTTGCATGGAAGCTGGAATGCTCCCTGCCCCGTTGATCTTCGCTACGAGGTGTACGAGCAAAAGCACTGGATAAGCCAGGAGGCCGCAGGGGTGTACCTGCGCCACAATATTCTCAGGCGCAGGGTGCTGCGTGACGGACAAGAGATTGATGACCAGTACGTGGCGGAAAATCACGCCCTCATGATGTACGCTCCTCTTCTGGATACTCTTCGGAGGGATGCCGAGTGA
- a CDS encoding GNAT family N-acetyltransferase, which translates to MIRSYRAEDLASVLDLWGEFDRFHVASDPSRFRIPGDDERLARHLHYTADAESFLLVADVGSVLSGFIAGTFRKTPAVALLRDASIQELHAIFVLPDTRTESVGSELVRTALALGRTRRAREAVCHIWSFNDPAAAMVRKLGFYRQSSKFAFIFSDSEEGR; encoded by the coding sequence GTGATACGCAGCTATAGGGCCGAGGATCTTGCTTCAGTGCTGGACCTTTGGGGCGAATTCGATCGCTTTCATGTTGCATCCGACCCTTCCCGTTTCAGGATTCCCGGTGATGATGAACGTCTTGCAAGACATCTTCACTATACCGCCGATGCCGAATCCTTTCTTCTTGTGGCCGATGTGGGGAGCGTACTCTCCGGCTTTATCGCCGGCACATTCCGCAAGACCCCGGCCGTTGCGCTTCTTCGGGACGCCTCTATTCAGGAACTACATGCCATCTTCGTTTTGCCGGATACCAGGACGGAGTCTGTCGGATCGGAGTTGGTCCGGACCGCACTTGCGCTTGGACGTACGCGAAGGGCTCGGGAAGCAGTGTGTCATATTTGGTCCTTCAATGATCCTGCTGCGGCTATGGTCAGGAAACTCGGATTTTACAGGCAAAGCTCCAAGTTTGCATTCATATTTTCCGATTCTGAGGAAGGTCGGTGA